A window from Nycticebus coucang isolate mNycCou1 chromosome X, mNycCou1.pri, whole genome shotgun sequence encodes these proteins:
- the LOC128577219 gene encoding ras-related protein Rab-2A-like translates to MAYAYLFKYIIIGDTGFGKSCLLLQFTDKRFQPVHDLTIGVEFGARMITIDGKQIKLQIWDTAGQESFRSITRSYYRGAAGALLVYDITRRDTFNHLTTWLEDVLQHSNSNMVIMLIGNKSDLESRREVKKEEGEAFAREHGLIFMETSAKTASNVEEAFINTAKEIYEKIQEGVFDINNEANGIKIGPQHAATNVMHTCNQGGQQAGGGCC, encoded by the coding sequence ATGGCGTATGCCTATCTGTTCAAGTACATCATCATCGGCGACACAGGTTTTGGTAAATCATGCTTATTGCTACAGTTTACAGACAAGAGGTTTCAGCCAGTGCACGACCTTACTATTGGCGTAGAATTTGGTGCTCGAATGATAACTATTGATGGGAAACAGATAAAACTTCAGATTTGGGATACGGCAGGGCAAGAGTCATTTCGTTCCATCACAAGGTCATACTACAGAGGTGCAGCAGGAGCGTTACTAGTGTATGATATTACAAGGAGAGATACATTCAACCATTTGACAACCTGGTTAGAAGATGTTCTCCAGCATTCCAATTCCAACATGGTTATTATGCTTATTGGAAATAAAAGTGATTTAGAATCTagaagagaagtaaaaaaagaagaaggtgaaGCTTTTGCACGAGAACATGGACTTATCTTCATGGAAACTTCTGCTAAGACTGCTTCCAATGTAGAAGAGGCATTTATAAATACagcaaaagaaatttatgaaaaaatccAAGAAGGAGTCTTTGACATTAATAATGAGGCAAATGGTATTAAAATTGGCCCCCAGCATGCAGCTACTAATGTAATGCACACATGCAATCAGGGGGGACAGCAGGCCGGGGGAGGCTGCTGTTGA